A region of Homo sapiens chromosome 17, GRCh38.p14 Primary Assembly DNA encodes the following proteins:
- the SLFN12 gene encoding ribonuclease SLFN12, which yields MNISVDLETNYAELVLDVGRVTLGENSRKKMKDCKLRKKQNESVSRAMCALLNSGGGVIKAEIENEDYSYTKDGIGLDLENSFSNILLFVPEYLDFMQNGNYFLIFVKSWSLNTSGLRITTLSSNLYKRDITSAKVMNATAALEFLKDMKKTRGRLYLRPELLAKRPCVDIQEENNMKALAGVFFDRTELDRKEKLTFTESTHVEIKNFSTEKLLQRIKEILPQYVSAFANTDGGYLFIGLNEDKEIIGFKAEMSDLDDLEREIEKSIRKMPVHHFCMEKKKINYSCKFLGVYDKGSLCGYVCALRVERFCCAVFAKEPDSWHVKDNRVMQLTRKEWIQFMVEAEPKFSSSYEEVISQINTSLPAPHSWPLLEWQRQRHHCPGLSGRITYTPENLCRKLFLQHEGLKQLICEEMDSVRKGSLIFSRSWSVDLGLQENHKVLCDALLISQDSPPVLYTFHMVQDEEFKGYSTQTALTLKQKLAKIGGYTKKVCVMTKIFYLSPEGMTSCQYDLRSQVIYPESYYFTRRKYLLKALFKALKRLKSLRDQFSFAENLYQIIGIDCFQKNDKKMFKSCRRLT from the exons ATGAACATCAGTGTTGATTTGGAAACGAATTATGCCGAGTTGGTTCTAGATGTGGGAAGAGTCACTCTTGGAGAGAacagtaggaaaaaaatgaaggattGTAAACTGAGAAAAAAGCAGAATGAAAGTGTCTCACGAGCTATGTGTGCTCTGCTCAATTCTGGAGGGGGAGTGATCAAGGCTGAAATTGAGAATGAAGACTATAGTTATACAAAAGATGGAATAGGActagatttggaaaattcttttaGTAACATTCTGTTATTTGTTCCTGAGTACTTAGACTTCATGCAGAATGGTAACTACTTTCTGATTTTTGTGAAGTCATGGAGCTTGAACACCTCTGGTCTGCGGATTACCACCTTGAGCTCCAATTTGTACAAAAGAGATATAACATCTGCAAAAGTCATGAATGCCACTGCTGCACTGGAGTTCCTCAAAGACATGAAAAAGACTAGAGGGAGATTGTATTTAAGACCAGAATTGCTGGCAAAGAGGCCCTGTGTTGatatacaagaagaaaataacatgaaGGCCTTGGCCGGGGTTTTTTTTGATAGAACAGAACTTGATCGGAAAGAAAAATTGACCTTTACTGAATCCACACatgttgaaattaaaaacttctcgACAGAAAAGTTGTTACAACGAATTAAAGAGATTCTCCCTCAATATGTTTCTGCATTTGCAAATACTGATGGAGGATATTTGTTCATTGGTTTAAatgaagataaagaaataattggCTTTAAAGCAGAGATGAGTGACCTCGATGACTTAGAAAGAGAAATCGAAAAGTCCATTAGGAAGATGCCTGTGCATCACTTCTGTATGGAGAAGAAGAAGATAAATTATTCATGCAAATTCCTTGGAGTATATGATAAAGGAAGTCTTTGTGGATATGTCTGTGCACTCAGAGTGGAGCGCTTCTGCTGTGCAGTGTTTGCTAAAGAGCCTGATTCCTGGCATGTGAAAGATAACCGTGTGATGCAGTTGACCAGGAAGGAATGGATCCAGTTCATGGTGGAGGCTGAACCAA aattttccAGTTCATATGAAGAGGTGATCTCTCAAATAAATACGTCATTACCTGCTCCCCACAGTTGGCCTCTTTTGGAATGGCAACGGCAGAGACATCACTGTCCAG GGCTATCAGGAAGGATAACGTATACTCCAGAAAACCTTTGCAGAAAACTGTTCTTACAACATGAAGGACTTAAGCAATTAATATGTGAAGAAATGGACTCTGTCAGAAAGGGCTCACTGATCTTCTCTAGGAGCTGGTCTGTGGATCTGGGCTTGCAAGAGAACCACAAAGTCCTCTGTGATGCTCTTCTGATTTCCCAGGACAGTCCTCCAGTCCTATACACCTTCCACATGGTACAGGATGAGGAGTTTAAAGGCTATTCTACACAAACTGCCCTAACCTTAAAGCAGAAGCTGGCAAAAATTGGTGGTTACACTAAAAAAGTGTGTGTCATGACAAAGATCTTCTACTTGAGCCCTGAAGGCATGACAAGCTGCCAGTATGATTTAAGGTCGCAAGTAATTTACCCTGAATCCTACTATTTTACAAGAAGGAAATACTTGCTGAAAGCCCTTTTTAAAGCCTTAAAGAGACTCAAGTCTCTGAGAGACCAGTTTTCCTTTGCAGAAAATCTATACCAGATAATCGGTATAGATTGCTTTCAGAAGAATGATAAAAAGATGTTTAAATCTTGTCGAAGGCTCACCTGA